In one Polynucleobacter sp. JS-JIR-5-A7 genomic region, the following are encoded:
- a CDS encoding efflux RND transporter permease subunit, which translates to MTLSELCIRRPVMTVLLSIATVVAGGVAYFKIPVAALPSFNTPVISVTATLPGASPEIMASAVALPLEKEFSTIDGIKVISSTNSLGSTSVTLEFTSDRDIDKAAVDVQAALLRAQRRLPIEMTVPPSYRKINPADTPVLIVRMSSPSISLSEMNAYAENLMSPNLSTITGVSQVLVYGAKRYAVRVSVRPDALGNRNITMDEVAAAVNKANTNSPIGTLDGPRQLITIYANPQLVTAEEFGNLIVAQRNGLPIYLKDVADVQESFEDVKTFASANGERSIAIAVLRQPNANTVEVVDSIKKLLPSLKAQMPESIQLTLVNDRSLSIIESIHDVNLTLLLTIALVVLVIFLFLKHLSATVIPSISLPISLIGAFFVFYFLGYSLNNISLLGITLAVGLVVDDAIVVLENIMRYVEEGMDPLKAALKGSKEVGFTIISISISLVAVFIPLFFMAGPIGLLFREFAVVVTLSILVSAVVSLTVVPMLCSRFLPKPGEHPKEYEITKQFDRAYEWTLKKYIHFLDLALANRRRVLFGALASFVITIALFVYSPKGFFPEEDIGQLRVTVEASEDTSFSTMMALQDQAAKVVDSDPNVATSISILGGGQSSGRNTGRFFIILKPKDERQKMSKVMEGLRSKFKEIPGIQVYMSPVQNLQLGGRSSKSRYQFTLQSVGFEGVNEWAEKLLQKMRADPIFKDVTSDSQLKGLNVKIEIDREKAASAGVSIADIRTALYSSFGERQVSTIYTPVNTYYVILETAENDRQFETDLNKVFVRGRATDKLIPLSSLASFVRTVGPTAVNHQGQIPAVTISFNLAPDVFLGDATKAIDGFVKAVDLPSSIITSYGGDAAVFKDNQSGQVILLLAALGVIYILLGVLYESYIHPLTILAGLPSAAIGAILSLRIFGFELTVVASIGILLLIGIVKKNAILMIDFALDAQRNQGMTPEKAIREACILRFRPIMMTTIAALMGALPIAFGIGAGAELRQPLGISVAGGLIFSQFVTLIITPVIYLYLDKYAGNGPMEIPPSVLEGT; encoded by the coding sequence ATGACGCTTTCTGAGCTATGCATTAGACGCCCCGTAATGACGGTATTGCTGTCTATTGCAACTGTCGTTGCTGGAGGGGTTGCCTATTTTAAGATTCCGGTAGCCGCACTTCCTAGCTTCAATACACCAGTGATTTCTGTAACGGCCACCTTACCTGGGGCATCACCTGAGATCATGGCTTCGGCTGTTGCGCTTCCGCTTGAAAAAGAATTTTCAACGATTGATGGCATCAAAGTCATCAGCTCTACGAATTCACTTGGTTCAACGAGCGTTACTCTTGAATTTACAAGCGATCGTGATATTGATAAAGCAGCTGTTGATGTTCAGGCGGCCCTCTTACGGGCGCAACGCCGCTTACCAATTGAAATGACGGTGCCTCCTTCATACCGAAAGATCAATCCTGCCGATACGCCCGTATTAATTGTGCGCATGAGCTCCCCGTCAATCAGTCTCTCTGAAATGAATGCTTATGCAGAGAATCTGATGTCTCCAAACTTATCCACTATCACTGGGGTGTCACAAGTATTGGTGTATGGAGCAAAGCGGTATGCAGTCCGAGTAAGTGTGAGACCAGATGCCTTAGGCAATCGCAATATCACCATGGATGAGGTGGCTGCTGCGGTCAATAAAGCCAATACCAATAGCCCCATTGGAACCCTCGACGGACCCCGCCAACTGATCACCATCTATGCTAATCCACAGTTAGTGACAGCTGAGGAATTTGGCAACTTGATCGTTGCACAGCGCAATGGTCTTCCAATTTATCTCAAAGATGTTGCCGATGTTCAAGAAAGCTTTGAAGATGTAAAGACTTTTGCCTCAGCAAATGGTGAACGATCAATAGCAATTGCCGTACTGCGCCAACCAAACGCCAATACGGTTGAAGTTGTTGACTCAATCAAAAAACTGTTGCCCTCTCTCAAAGCGCAAATGCCGGAATCTATTCAGTTAACACTGGTTAATGACCGCTCCCTTTCGATTATTGAGTCAATTCATGATGTCAATCTGACATTGCTTCTCACTATCGCACTGGTTGTCTTGGTCATTTTCCTATTCCTAAAGCATTTATCAGCAACTGTCATTCCATCCATTAGCTTACCGATTTCTCTGATCGGCGCGTTCTTTGTTTTCTACTTTTTAGGCTACAGCCTGAATAACATTTCCTTACTGGGCATCACTCTTGCTGTTGGCTTAGTGGTAGATGACGCAATCGTAGTACTAGAAAACATCATGCGTTATGTTGAAGAAGGTATGGACCCCTTAAAAGCGGCGTTAAAAGGTAGCAAAGAGGTTGGCTTCACCATCATCTCCATTTCTATTTCCTTGGTTGCTGTATTTATTCCGCTATTTTTCATGGCAGGTCCAATCGGCCTTCTCTTTAGAGAATTTGCCGTTGTGGTAACACTGTCTATATTGGTCTCAGCGGTTGTCTCATTAACAGTAGTACCTATGTTATGCAGCCGCTTTTTGCCTAAACCTGGTGAGCATCCCAAGGAATATGAAATTACAAAGCAGTTCGATCGCGCTTATGAATGGACATTAAAGAAATATATTCACTTTTTAGATTTAGCCTTGGCAAACAGAAGGAGAGTGTTATTTGGGGCATTAGCCAGCTTTGTCATTACTATTGCTCTCTTTGTTTATAGCCCTAAAGGATTTTTTCCGGAAGAAGATATTGGTCAGTTACGCGTGACTGTAGAAGCCTCTGAGGACACTTCCTTTAGCACAATGATGGCTCTACAAGATCAGGCTGCGAAAGTAGTTGATAGCGACCCCAATGTTGCAACCTCAATCTCTATTCTTGGTGGCGGCCAAAGTTCAGGTCGCAATACCGGAAGATTCTTCATCATTTTGAAGCCCAAGGATGAGCGCCAAAAAATGAGCAAGGTAATGGAGGGTCTTAGATCCAAGTTCAAAGAAATTCCTGGTATTCAGGTCTACATGAGTCCAGTACAAAATTTACAGCTAGGCGGTCGCAGCAGTAAAAGTCGCTATCAATTCACCCTACAAAGCGTTGGCTTTGAAGGCGTCAATGAATGGGCTGAGAAATTGTTACAAAAAATGCGCGCTGATCCCATTTTTAAGGATGTCACTAGTGACTCTCAATTAAAAGGTTTGAACGTCAAGATTGAAATTGATCGAGAAAAAGCCGCCAGTGCGGGAGTATCTATCGCCGATATACGTACAGCCCTCTACTCTTCTTTCGGTGAGAGGCAGGTATCCACCATCTATACCCCTGTCAATACCTATTACGTTATTTTGGAAACAGCAGAGAATGATCGTCAATTTGAAACCGACTTGAACAAGGTCTTCGTTCGGGGTAGAGCGACAGATAAATTGATTCCGCTATCCAGCCTGGCAAGCTTTGTCAGAACCGTGGGACCCACTGCAGTAAACCATCAGGGTCAGATTCCAGCAGTAACAATTTCTTTTAACCTTGCTCCAGATGTTTTCTTGGGGGATGCAACTAAGGCAATAGATGGCTTTGTTAAGGCGGTTGATTTACCGTCTTCCATCATCACGAGTTATGGTGGTGATGCAGCCGTATTTAAAGACAATCAATCGGGTCAGGTTATTTTGCTATTGGCTGCACTAGGCGTTATTTATATCTTGCTTGGTGTTCTGTATGAGAGCTATATTCACCCCCTCACCATTCTGGCGGGCCTACCTTCTGCAGCGATTGGTGCAATTTTGTCCCTACGCATCTTCGGATTTGAGCTAACCGTTGTTGCTTCGATCGGCATCTTGCTGCTCATTGGTATTGTGAAGAAAAATGCGATCTTGATGATTGACTTTGCTTTGGATGCACAACGTAATCAAGGCATGACGCCCGAAAAAGCGATTCGTGAAGCCTGTATCTTGCGCTTTCGCCCTATCATGATGACTACGATTGCAGCATTAATGGGTGCTCTTCCGATTGCCTTTGGTATTGGTGCAGGTGCAGAGTTACGACAACCTTTAGGCATTAGCGTGGCAGGTGGACTCATCTTCTCTCAATTTGTGACTCTGATCATTACACCCGTGATTTATCTCTATCTAGATAAATATGCAGGCAATGGTCCTATGGAAATTCCACCATCAGTTCTTGAGGGTACTTAA
- the dnaQ gene encoding DNA polymerase III subunit epsilon codes for MRQVILDTETTGLNPATGDRIIEIGCVEVIDRRLTDRTFHYYVNPERDIDAGAFAVHGLSREFLSDKPLFGSIVEQLIEFVDGAEIVIHNAAFDLGFLDNEFALLKRPPFRGLASKIIDTLLDARQMFPGKRNSLDALCDRFSISNEHRTLHGALLDAQLLAEVYIAMTRGQEDLSIDLIDYTVGADSNGHTKALPTSLKLMLASSEDLEQHEKILADIAKSSKKDPVWSPLNAVT; via the coding sequence ATGCGTCAAGTGATTTTAGACACTGAAACTACTGGTTTAAATCCAGCAACTGGTGATCGCATTATTGAAATTGGCTGCGTTGAAGTTATCGACCGTCGCTTGACGGATCGCACCTTCCATTATTACGTCAACCCTGAGCGAGATATTGATGCGGGAGCTTTTGCCGTTCACGGCCTCTCTAGGGAATTTCTATCTGACAAGCCATTATTTGGCAGTATTGTTGAACAGTTGATTGAATTTGTAGATGGTGCTGAGATTGTGATTCATAACGCAGCCTTTGACTTGGGATTTCTGGACAATGAATTTGCACTTCTCAAGCGGCCTCCTTTCCGTGGCCTAGCGTCTAAGATTATTGATACTTTGCTAGATGCACGGCAAATGTTTCCGGGCAAACGAAACTCTCTAGATGCCTTGTGTGATCGCTTCTCAATCAGTAACGAACATCGCACTCTGCACGGAGCGTTATTAGATGCTCAGCTGCTAGCTGAAGTCTATATCGCAATGACTCGAGGTCAGGAAGACCTCTCCATTGACTTAATCGATTACACAGTAGGCGCTGACTCAAACGGCCATACAAAAGCACTGCCAACAAGCTTAAAATTAATGCTAGCTAGTAGTGAAGACTTAGAGCAGCATGAAAAGATTTTGGCTGACATCGCTAAATCAAGCAAAAAAGACCCCGTTTGGAGCCCTTTAAATGCCGTAACTTAA